A stretch of the Rosa rugosa chromosome 5, drRosRugo1.1, whole genome shotgun sequence genome encodes the following:
- the LOC133710709 gene encoding 7-hydroxymethyl chlorophyll a reductase, chloroplastic, producing the protein MSSLSSIPLSLSIVSSSSSSSKGTGGKPNSKSLKLREDWRQRSKPIPPGGTYPAKDHCSRCGLCDTYYIAHVKEACAFLGDGMSKIEGLEPVVHGRGRKPDSLDEMHLGVYEELLYARKVKPVEGAQWTGIVTTIAIEMLKSGMVEAVICVQSDPEDRFSPRPVLARTPEEVLAAKGVKPTLSPNLNTLALVEAAGVKKLLFCGVGCQVQALRSVEHHLNLEKLYVLGTNCVDNGTREGLDKFLKAASSEPETVLHYEFMQDYKVHLKHLDGHIEEVPYFSLPANDLVDVIAPSCYSCFDYTNALADLVVGYMGVPKYSGISMTQHPQYVTVRNERGREMLSLVEKHLEITPTTSSGDRRPFVLETVKADDTAKMGRGPDPAPKFVGNLIAFLLNLVGPKGLEFARYSLDYHTIRNYLHINRTWGKERAGRHMPSYAKKIVDSYNKNGEIDKMLSAK; encoded by the exons ATGTCTTCTCTTTCTTCAATTCCTCTCTCACTCTCCATCGTttcctcatcttcatcttcatctaaaGGAACAGGAGGTAAACCCAACTCAAAGTCACTGAAGCTTAGAGAGGACTGGAGACAACGCTCCAAACCCATTCCTCCTGGTGGCACTTACCCAGCTAAAGACCATTGCAG TCGTTGCGGGTTGTGTGACACCTATTACATTGCCCATGTCAAGGAAGCCTGTGCTTTTTTGGGAGATGGGATGTCCAAGATTGAA GGTTTGGAACCTGTAGTTCATGGTAGAGGGAGAAAGCCAGACTCTTTAGATGAAATGCACTTGGGTGTCTATGAGGAGTTGTTGTACGCCCGTAAGGTCAAGCCTGTTGAAG GTGCTCAGTGGACGGGGATAGTAACAACTATTGCAATAGAAATGCTAAAATCAGGCATGGTAGAAGCTGTCATATGTGTACAGAG TGACCCAGAGGACAGATTTTCTCCAAGGCCTGTATTAGCAAG GACACCGGAAGAAGTTCTAGCTGCTAAAGGTGTCAAGCCGACATTATCACCTAATCTTAATACCCTTGCCCTAGTTGAG GCTGCAGGTGTAAAGAAACTTCTATTCTGTGGTGTGGGTTGCCAGGTGCAAG CATTAAGGTCTGTGGAGCACCATCTGAATTTGGAGAAGCTGTATGTGTTGGGCACAAATTGCG TGGATAATGGGACTCGTGAAGGGCTTGATAAGTTTCTAAAGGCTGCCAGTAGTGAACCAGAGACGGTTCTTCATTATGAGTTTATGCAAGATTACAAG GTTCACTTGAAGCATTTGGATGGTCATATTGAAGAg GTTCCTTATTTCTCCCTGCCAGCAAATGATTTAGTTGATGTAATTGCTCCTTCTTGTTATAG CTGCTTTGACTACACAAATGCTTTGGCG GATTTAGTGGTTGGATACATGGGTGTGCCAAAATATTCTGGAATCAGCATGACACAACATCCTCAGTATGTTACGGTAAG AAATGAACGTGGAAGAGAGATGCTCAGTCTGGTTGAAAAACATTTGGAGATTACTCCTACGACTAGTAGT GGTGATCGCAGACCATTTGTATTGGAGACGGTTAAGGCGGATGATACGGCTAAGATGG GGAGGGGTCCTGATCCTGCACCAAAGTTCGTTGGCAATTTGATTGCTTTCTTGCTAAACTTG GTTGGTCCCAAGGGGCTGGAGTTTGCTCGATATTCACTTGATTACCATACCATCCGGAACTATCTGCATATTAACCGAACATGGGGAAAAGAAAG AGCTGGTCGACATATGCCTTCGTATGCAAAGAAAATTGTGGATAGTTACAACAAGAATGGTGAAATTGATAAGATGCTTTCGGCCAAGTGA
- the LOC133711060 gene encoding cathecol O-methyltransferase 1-like: protein MASPLEIEILGYPSIRVDAKRKEEESSFDHAVQLMLSSVLPMSMQLAIDLGLFDVISEAGTDAKLSALDIAAKIGTKNPDAPVTLDRILRLLTAHSVLSCSVVTGQRLYSPTAVSKHFVTSEDGASLSPVMASIQANVVMNSWSQVKDAIVEGGIPFNRVHGKHFFEYTDSDPRFNQVFNSGMVNLTTLVMKRILDSYQGFEHLTQVVDVGGGLGVALGLITSRYPHIKGINYDLPHVIKHAPHYPGVQHVGGDMFSNVPSGDAIFMKNILHDWMDEQCIKLLKNCYIAIPDNGKVIVVEALVSVEPDTSPAEKITSDFDVLMMTLSPGGKERTQHEFMDLANAAGFSGIKYECLSSYLRVMEFIK from the exons ATGGCCTCTCCACTGGAAATAGAAATACTCGGGTACCCTAGCATTCGTGTTGATgctaaaagaaaagaagaagaaagcagcTTTGATCATGCTGTTCAGCTAATGCTCTCGTCTGTGCTGCCCATGTCAATGCAGTTGGCAATTGACTTGGGCCTTTTTGATGTCATCTCCGAAGCGGGTACAGATGCCAAGCTCTCTGCGTTAGACATAGCAGCCAAGATTGGCACCAAGAACCCCGACGCGCCGGTTACATTGGACCGCATCCTCAGGCTACTCACCGCACACTCCGTGCTCAGTTGCTCTGTGGTCACTGGCCAAAGGCTTTATAGCCCCACCGCGGTGTCCAAGCATTTTGTGACTAGTGAAGATGGTGCTTCTTTAAGCCCCGTCATGGCATCAATTCAAGCCAATGTCGTCATGAACAGTTG GTCGCAAGTGAAAGATGCAATTGTTGAAGGAGGAATTCCGTTTAATAGGGTCCATGGCAAACACTTCTTTGAGTATACAGATTCGGACCCCAGGTTTAATCAAGTTTTTAATTCGGGAATGGTCAACCTCACCACTTTGGTTATGAAGAGGATTCTTGATAGCTACCAGGGTTTTGAGCACCTTACCCAGGTTGTTGATGTTGGGGGAGGGCTAGGGGTGGCTCTTGGTCTCATCACTTCCAGATATCCTCATATTAAGGGAATCAACTACGACTTGCCCCATGTTATAAAACATGCTCCCCATTATCCTG GTGTGCAACATGTAGGAGGAGACATGTTTTCAAATGTTCCAAGTGGGGATGCCATTTTTATGAAG AACATACTTCATGACTGGATGGATGAGCAGTGCATAAAGCTATTGAAAAATTGTTACATAGCGATTCCAGATAATGGAAAAGTAATAGTTGTGGAAGCACTAGTTTCGGTTGAGCCAGACACTAGCCCAGCTGAGAAGATCACCTCAGATTTTGATGTGCTTATGATGACACTATCCCCAGGAGGGAAGGAAAGGACCCAACACGAATTTATGGACTTAGCAAATGCTGCTGGATTTAGTGGCATTAAATATGAATGCCTTTCCAGTTATCTTCGTGTTATGGAGTTCATAAAGTAG
- the LOC133713099 gene encoding uncharacterized protein LOC133713099 → MALTRPYKDPPLVLILLIYKIVQACRWIICNLEIIKTRLPQTCGVCSFLVCIANVCITAVTIVSDKSATINLVFLFFHLVSGLRVSGLIICMMDKLIDLR, encoded by the exons ATGGCCCTCACCCGCCCCTATAAGGATCCGCCACTGGTACTGATCCTATTGATCTACAAGATTGTCCAAGCATGCAGATGGATTATTTGTAATCTAGAAATTATCAAGACGAGACTTCCCCAAACATGTGGTGTATGCAGCTTTCTTGTATGCAT CGCAAATGTTTGCATTACAGCGGTTACTATTGTCTCAGACAAGTCAGCAACAATCAACTTA GTTTTCTTGTTTTTCCATTTGGTTTCAGGGCTCAGAG TTTCAGGGCTCATCATTTGCATGATGGACAAGTTAATTGACCTCAG GTAA